The Candidatus Gorgyraea atricola genome includes a window with the following:
- the dnaX gene encoding DNA polymerase III subunit gamma/tau yields the protein MTYLPFARKHRPQEFDAVVGQEHITTTLKNAISLNRVHHAYLFTGPRGIGKTSTARIFSKALDCEKGPTPTPCNKCASCLEIIKGTSLDVIEIDGASNNGVDEIRNLRETVKFAASKGRYKIYIIDEVHMLTMPAFNALLKTLEEPPQHVKFIFATTEPHKLPATILSRCQRFDFRRISIKEIVAKLKEISKIEKLDIEEGVFLYVAKASDGSMRDAESVLDQVASFSKGKVRLKDIIESLGMIEEGLLFRCADLIIKKDTKAGIHLVAEVLNSGKDPKQFLLEILEHFRNIMIAKSGAVSEDIIDLSKEAIERVKKQSELLSHGDIFYIINVISNGLRMIKQLLPERIVLELCMIKLTTRDSITSIEEMLSKLPEITESLKSAAPSNTQQQQNFSKN from the coding sequence ATGACATATCTTCCTTTTGCACGCAAGCACAGGCCGCAGGAATTTGACGCAGTAGTAGGTCAGGAGCATATTACTACTACTCTCAAGAATGCTATTTCATTAAATCGAGTGCACCATGCGTATCTATTTACTGGGCCGCGCGGTATTGGAAAGACTTCAACTGCGCGTATATTCTCAAAGGCCCTTGATTGCGAAAAAGGACCTACCCCAACACCCTGCAACAAATGCGCTTCATGCCTTGAGATAATAAAGGGTACCAGCCTTGACGTCATAGAAATAGACGGCGCTTCAAATAATGGCGTGGACGAGATACGCAATCTTCGCGAGACAGTAAAATTCGCAGCCTCAAAAGGCCGTTACAAGATCTATATTATCGACGAAGTGCATATGCTTACTATGCCGGCCTTTAACGCGCTTTTAAAGACGCTGGAAGAGCCGCCTCAGCATGTAAAATTCATATTCGCTACCACAGAACCGCACAAGCTCCCTGCTACCATACTTTCTCGTTGTCAAAGGTTTGATTTCAGGCGCATATCCATAAAAGAGATCGTCGCGAAGCTTAAAGAGATATCCAAAATAGAGAAACTGGATATAGAAGAAGGCGTATTTTTATATGTCGCTAAGGCCTCTGATGGCAGCATGCGTGACGCAGAGAGCGTACTTGATCAGGTCGCGTCTTTTTCAAAGGGAAAGGTGCGTTTAAAAGATATTATTGAATCTCTTGGCATGATAGAGGAAGGGCTGCTTTTTCGATGCGCTGATTTGATTATAAAGAAGGACACAAAGGCTGGCATTCATCTGGTGGCTGAGGTGTTAAATTCAGGCAAGGACCCTAAGCAATTTCTTCTTGAGATACTCGAACATTTCAGGAATATTATGATCGCGAAATCAGGTGCTGTTTCAGAAGACATAATAGATCTTTCCAAAGAAGCCATAGAGCGGGTAAAAAAACAGTCAGAACTTCTTTCGCATGGAGATATATTTTATATCATAAACGTGATCTCGAATGGCCTGAGGATGATAAAACAACTTCTTCCTGAGAGGATAGTGCTGGAGTTGTGCATGATAAAACTGACTACCAGGGATTCTATCACTTCGATAGAAGAGATGCTTTCGAAACTGCCGGAGATAACCGAATCTTTGAAAAGCGCGGCGCCGAGCAACACGCAGCAACAGCAGAATTTTTCGAAAAAT
- the tadA gene encoding tRNA adenosine(34) deaminase TadA: MRGHEFYMREALREAKKAFDRDEVPVGAVIMHKGSIIARAHNQIKLLKDPTAHAEMIAITQAAAELKNERLIDCVMYVTIEPCSMCAGAMVLARIKELVYGASDPKTGACGSVIDLANHKKLNHKFEINKGILEEEISFLIKEFFKRKRRK; encoded by the coding sequence ATGAGAGGGCATGAGTTTTACATGAGAGAGGCCTTGCGCGAGGCAAAGAAGGCATTTGATAGAGATGAAGTGCCTGTAGGCGCTGTGATTATGCACAAGGGTTCTATTATAGCCAGGGCCCATAATCAGATAAAACTCTTAAAGGATCCTACCGCGCACGCAGAGATGATAGCTATTACACAGGCAGCAGCCGAGCTAAAAAATGAAAGATTGATAGATTGTGTGATGTATGTTACAATTGAACCCTGCAGCATGTGTGCAGGAGCAATGGTTCTTGCCCGCATAAAGGAACTCGTGTATGGGGCATCTGACCCAAAGACCGGCGCATGCGGTTCAGTGATTGATTTAGCTAACCATAAGAAGTTAAATCATAAATTTGAAATCAATAAAGGTATTTTAGAAGAAGAAATCAGCTTTTTAATAAAGGAATTTTTTAAGAGGAAACGGAGAAAGTAA
- a CDS encoding CDP-alcohol phosphatidyltransferase family protein has protein sequence MPEHLFKNLANIVVVFRSALVFLVIFLLNNASSASRISGLVLLIVVAILDWFDGYVARTFNISSKAGALMDTLGDRITENLLLVFFAYKGLVPLAVALIFIARSFASDFIRSLSYEKGVGTFAINKSKLGIFFVSSRPSRVIYLVFKIAIFFLAALALVLADTSVYFIGLRHVIFYGSIILVLFNLLRFALLVYDSRGVLKEVFTNAS, from the coding sequence TTGCCAGAGCATCTCTTTAAGAATTTAGCTAATATAGTAGTTGTTTTTAGAAGCGCGTTGGTGTTTTTAGTGATATTTTTGCTTAATAACGCGTCTTCTGCAAGTAGGATCTCAGGGCTCGTTCTTTTAATAGTCGTAGCGATCCTGGATTGGTTTGACGGATATGTAGCGAGGACATTTAATATTTCTTCCAAGGCAGGCGCACTTATGGACACATTAGGGGACAGGATAACAGAAAATCTCCTCCTCGTATTTTTTGCCTATAAAGGCCTTGTGCCTTTGGCTGTTGCCCTTATTTTTATAGCGCGATCCTTTGCCTCAGACTTTATAAGGTCCCTGTCCTATGAGAAGGGGGTGGGAACATTCGCTATAAATAAGTCTAAACTCGGCATATTCTTTGTCTCATCCAGGCCTTCACGCGTGATATACCTTGTTTTCAAAATTGCCATCTTCTTTTTGGCTGCCTTGGCGTTAGTCTTAGCAGATACCAGTGTATATTTTATAGGATTGCGGCATGTTATCTTTTATGGTTCTATCATCCTTGTGTTGTTTAATTTATTAAGGTTTGCTTTATTGGTCTATGATAGCAGAGGTGTATTGAAAGAGGTTTTTACGAATGCGTCTTAA